The Prunus persica cultivar Lovell chromosome G7, Prunus_persica_NCBIv2, whole genome shotgun sequence genome has a segment encoding these proteins:
- the LOC18770829 gene encoding heavy metal-associated isoprenylated plant protein 45, with protein sequence MFRWRNGKSTQLSNAMSIVELLVHMDCEGCEKRIRRAISKIEGVDSLEIDMDKQKVTVTGYVDQRKVLKVVRRTGRKAEFWPFPYDTEYYPYASQYLDESTYSSSYNYYMHGSNESVHGYFPDPLYSTVADQTVHLFSDDNVHAYCTLM encoded by the exons ATGTTTCGTTGGCGAAATGGCAAGTCCACGCAATTATCTAATGCTATGTCT ATTGTGGAACTTTTGGTGCATATGGATTGTGAAGGATGCGAAAAAAGGATACGAAGAGCGATTTCGAAAATAGAGG GTGTGGATAGCTTAGAAATAGACATGGATAAGCAAAAGGTGACGGTGACGGGGTATGTGGATCAGCGGAAGGTGTTGAAGGTTGTAAGAAGAACAGGAAGGAAAGCGGAGTTTTGGCCCTTCCCATACGACACCGAATACTATCCGTATGCATCTCAATACTTAGACGAGTCCACGTATTCGTCTTCGTATAACTACTACATGCACGGCTCTAACGAAAGCGTACATGGCTACTTCCCGGACCCTTTATACTCAACCGTCGCCGATCAAACTGTACATCTCTTCAGTGACGACAATGTTCATGCATATTGCACCCTTATGTGA